The region TACCCGATAGTTCTCTAAGAAGACCACCTTAATCTTATCACTTACCACAGGATCATGGTTGACCACATCGGCAACCGCATTGATAAGGCGAATGATAAGCTTTGCCATGTGATAGCCACTTGCAGCCTTTGCCCCAAAGATAAAGGTACGCGGAGTAACGTGGTAGTTGGGGTCGCTCTTGATGCGCTGATAGAGGTAGATGATATGGAGTGCGTTGAGGAGTTGACGTTTGTACTCATGCAGGCGCTTGATTTGTACGTCGAAGATGGAGGAGGTGTTCACCTTGATATTATTGTGTTGTTGGATATACTTGGCAAGAAGTTGCTTGTCTTTGAGTTTAATTGCCATAAACTCTTCTTGTGCTTTGGGGTCGCTGGCAAACTGCTCTAGCTTGCTTAACTCGTCAAGATTGGTAATCCAGCCATCGCCGATACGGGTGGTGATGAAGTTCGCCAAGGCAGGGTTGGCTTTGAGCAACCAGCGCCGTTGAGTAACACCATTGGTTTTATTGTTGAATTTTTCAGGAAAGAGCTCATACCACATCTTGAGTTCCTGCGTTTTGAGAAGATCGGTGTGGAGTTGCGCTACGCCGTTGATGGAGTGCGAACCAACAATCGCCAACCACGCCATCTTAATGACACCGTCATTGATGATCTCCATCTCTTTGTGTTTTTGCCAATCACCAGGGAATTTTTGGTGTAGAAAGTGGAGAAAGCGACGATTAATCTCTTCGATCACCTGATAAATACGAGGTAGCAACGGCGCGAAGATATTAATAGGCCACTTTTCGAGCGCCTCGGCAAGAAGGGTGTGGTTGGTGTAAGCAAAGACGCGGATACAAATACCCCATGCGGTATCCCAATCCAAGTGCTCTTCATCTACCAAAATGCGCATGAGTTCAGGGATAGCTACTACAGGGTGGGTATCGTTGAGCTGAATGGCAACGGCATCGGGGAGCTTGGAGAAGTCGGTACCCCACTGCTTTTTAAAGCGACGAATCAAGTCAGCCAGACCAGCGGCCACAAAGAAGTATTGCTGGCGAAGACGTAATTGTTTACCACCAACGGTGTTGTCATTAGGGTAAAGGACACGGCTAATATTTTCGGCTTGGGTCTCTTTGGAGACGGCACGACTATACTCACCGGCTTGGAAGAGATCGAGATCAAAGCCATCGGGAGAGGACGCTTGCCAGAGTCTTAACGTGAGCACCGTACTGGTGCCATACCCTGGAACGGGCAGATCGTAGGGTACTGCGATGATGGATTCGTAATCATAAAGATGATAGTAATTTTTGTTGTTATGATCTTTTTCAATGGCGACGCGTCCCCAAAATTTCACTTCGACCGCTTCATCGGGGCGCTTAATGGAAGCAACATCTCCGTGAACTAGCCAGTTATCAGGCTTTTCTACTTGGTAACCATTGATAATTTTTTGCTCAAACATCCCGTATTTGTAGCGGATGCCGTAGCCCATCGATGGGTAATTTCCTGTAGCAAGACTGTCGAGGAAACAGGCGGCCAAACGACCCAATCCACCATTACCCAATCCTGCATCGGTCTCCGCCTCTTCTAGGGCGTTCATATCGATGCCCAACTTTTTCGCAGCATCGCCAGCCTCTTCATAGAGATTCATATTGATGAGGGCGTTGCTAAGCCAGCGCCCCATCAAAAATTCTGCGGAAAAATAATAGGCCATTTTGGCTTTTTCTTTGTTCCAATGATTACTGGTCTGCGTCCAGTTATTTTTTAGCAGACCTAAGGCTTCGCGACTAAAGACATAATGAAGCTCTTCTAGCGAGGCTTCGGAAAGTGTCTTAAAAAAGTCTACGGAGACACGCTTTTCGATGTCGCGTAGCCACTCTTCTTTGTTAATGGTACTCATACCATCCTCCTTTTAGGTTTGTTGATAATATTGTAAAAACTTTACATTATAATTTTACCTGCATCTTTGTCAACGGTGTGTCGACGAATTTTCTTGGTGCCAGTAAGTTCCATGGGTTGGTCTAATAGGCGCACTTGACCAATACGTTGATAGCTACTAAGCCGTTTATTACCAGCGCGGATGAGTTCAAGAATACTCTCGGTGATTTCGGCTTCAGACTTACCTTTGAATAGATCTTTATTGGGGTAGACTAACGCCTCGATACCTTCGCTCTGTGTCTCTGCGTTGGCAAGATAGCCACGGATCAAGACTTGCTCAAACTCTGGGGTGAGCTGGAAGATATCTTCAACCTCCTCTGGGCTGACATTTTTTCCGCCTTCGGTAACAATAATGTTTTTCGATCGCCCTGTAATGTAGACATAACCATCGGGATCGATATAGCCTAAATCGCCAGTTTTAAAGTAACCCTCGGAGGTAAAGGCATCGGCAGTTGCCTCGGGGTTGTGGTAATATCCTTCAAAGACCATCGGCCCTTTAACCGCGATCTCTCCGTTACCGTCATTGTCGACATTATGAATAATAATATCGGTAAGATCGATGGGTAGCCCAATCGACTTATGTTTATTGCGATTGACCGGATTAAGCGTAACAATCGGCGAAGTCTCGGTGAGTCCGTAGCCTTGCACACAGGTAATGCCTAGGTGGTTAAAGAGCTTGATGGTGGTAGGTGGGATAGGACCTCCGCCGGAGATCATGAGATTGACTCCTTGTAGATTGGCTTTTTTAAGGACAAATCCTAGGAGTTTTTTGCCCACATTTTTATTAAAGACATTAAGCGATAAGGCGTTAATCGCCATGAGGCTGCGGACTAAGCCATAGCTGATTGCGCCCTTTTTACGCACACCGTCCAAAATACCTTGGAGCAATTTATTAAACAGCAGAGGAATTCCCGCGATAACGGTAATTTTATTGAGCGCCAGCTCCTTCATCATCTGCGAGATAACAATGCCCTTTGCAAAGGCAATGCTTGCCCCATTAGTGAGGGGGGTAATAAACGAGGATTGCATACAGTAGGTGTGATGGATGGGAAGAATCGCATAGAACATATCCTTAGGGGTAAAAGAGACCATACTCTCTAGGCAGTAAGCATCGGAGACGAGGTTGCGATGGGTAAGCATTACGCCCTTTTCCATGCCCGTAGTGCCTGAGGTAAAGAGGATGGCAGCGAGTTGCTCATTGTTATAGGTGGGAACTTCTGCGAGCTCTTTGCGCGCGCTTATCTCAAGGATATAGCGAGGATGCGTTTTGTTGAGGCAGAGATTGTGGGCGCTATAGGCGGAACCAAATCCCTCTTTGAAAAATTCCTCATCACCAATAACAAAGCGTACGTCGGCGCGCTTTGCTAGTGAGTTATTCTTTTCGATAGAAGCGGTGGCATCTAAAGGAATAACCGTAGCCCCCGACCAGAGTATCGCAAAGAAAGCAATGCCCCATTCTGGGCTGTTGGCGCCACAAAGGGCAATATTATCGCCTGCCTGCACATTAAGATCATGGGTAAGCATCGAAGAGAGGCGCTGTACACTGGTTAAGACCTCTTTGTATGTCATGCTAAAGGGGTTTTCTGGATCCAAGACGGTAAAGCAGAGATTATCGGCAAAAGATTGCGCGGAATTATGCAACATTTTGGGTAAGGTAGGCCAATCCCCTTCATACTTTCGCTTATGATTTGGGTCTGCGACATAGGCTAAATTTGTTTTCATATTTTTCTCCTTCTATGTAAAAACATCCTTATTTATCGTCCATAAATCTGGATAACCTTAATCATGATACTCTTTATAGCCTGTAAAGAGTATACACCATTTTAGCAGAATATAAAATATCTTTTTACAAAAAATCTTCATTTTTTCTAGAATTTTTATTTTTGGCGAGTAATGTTGTTGATTAAGCTTGACAGCTAGAGTTTTATCGGATATAATTTTATCGTGGAGGAAGAGAAATGTTGCGTTCACTCATCTATTTTCTTATCATTGCGTTGATTGCACCGCTGGCTTTTGCGCAAGATTCGGCAGCCAAAGAGCTTGCCAAGCGCCAAGAGGTCTTAGCCCGTATCGAATTGGAGAGCCAACGTTTTGAGTCGGCTACCAGCGATATTGAGCGTGCTGCCATCTTATATGAACGCGCCAGTCTTTATAATTTTTTAGGGAATATCTCTAGTGCTATTACAGATTTATCTCGAGCTATTGCCTTTAATCCCACGTTTGTCGAAGCCTACTATGCGCGCGGTTCTATCTATAATAATGCAGGCTTTGCCAGTCGTGCAGCCGAAGATCTTACCCAAGTTTTGCGCATCAATCCTAATCACCAACTTGCCTTACGTACCCGCTCTGCGGTTTACATGGCTTTAGAGCAGTATGAGCTCTCTCTTAATGATATGAATACCCTAATCAGCATGAATTCTTCCGTAGGCGATCTCTTTTATCAACGTGGCTTAGTCTTTATGAAGCTAGAACGCTTTCCCGAGGCTATTACTGATATGACGAAGGTCATCGAGCTTTCTCCCGGTAATGGACAGGCCGTCTTGGCACGTGGCGCTCTTTATCTTAAGACCAGCCAATTTGCAGCAGCTAAACGTGATTTTCAAAAGCTCTTAGTCGCAATGCCTGATCATGAAGAGTTACAAAAATTGCTCCAAATGGCAGAAGCGGGTATCGCGTATACGGGGAGTTTGAATTAGCTTGATATCAGAATTCCTCTAGTCCGTCAAAGACGATGGGCTCAAGCTGACGAAATTGTGGAAAAAAGGTAGCGATACGCTCTTTAAATTGTATCGTGAGGGTTAAATGTCCTGCGCGCGTGTGGTGCGTCTTCAGGATTTTTCCCACGCCATACTCCTCATCACGCACCCATCTTCCTATATAATAGATATGATCTCCATTATTTTGTGCTTCTACATCGTGGTGATGAAGCGTAACATCCTCGGAAAGATATGCTTCTTGTAAAAATTGGCTAGGTTGTTGATAACGGCGCTCCCCATAAAGAGTACGTTGTTGGGCATGCGTTACATAAAGCTCTTCTCTGGCACGAGTTATCGCCACGTAGCAGAGCCTGCGTTCCTCCTCAAGCTCTTCTACAATATTTCTCGAATGGGTGTTGATTTTTGGAAAGAGGTGTTGTTCCATGCCGGTTAAAAAAACGCAGTCATACTCCAACCCTTTTGTATTATGAATGGTGATAAGATTGAGTGTCGTCTGCTCTTGATCTTCTTCGGGTTGTTGGTTGAGTTGTAGACTCTCTAAAAAGGCGATAAGCCCATCCTTACCCGTGGGATAAAAAGAGAGAGCCGAAAGTAACTCCTGTAAATTTTCCAACCGATCACTGCCTTCCTCTTGATCTTTCTCTTGATAGTGCTGAAACAGTTCGAGCTCATGAAGCAATGTGGCGAGAAGTGTTTTTAAGGGCGAATTTTCCTCCAATTGGTTTTGTAATGCTTGATAAGTGAGCGCGATTTTTTCGATGGATACGCGCGCTTTACTTGGAAGTTTGGCTTGTATGGCGCTGTCAATGAGAGAAGATTCTTTTAACTCTTTTTGCAGATCTTCGATTTTTTCGATGCTCTTTGCCCCTACACCTCGGCTGGGCGTGGTTAAGATTCGCCTAAAAGCCACAGTGTCATAAGGATTGATTAGGAGTGTTAAGCCAGCAATCGCTGTTTTGATCTCCTCTCTTTCAAAAAACCGCATGGCACCCACTAGTTTATAGGGAATTTGTTCTTGTGTAAGATATTTTTCAAAAATCCGACTCTGCGCGTTGGTACGATAAAGAATCGCAGTTGTTCTATTTTTATACAATGCGTTTGCTTTAATTTGATTAATAATCCATTTAGTTTCTTCAATCTCGTCGGTAAATGTATGAAATTCTACAGGTTTTTGCGACGAATTTTCGGTGAAGAGTCTTTTTCCTAGGCGATTGATATTTTTATCAATTAAATAATTTGCAATATGTAAAATATGTTGATGCGATCGATAATTTTGTTCGAGTTTGATCATTTTTGTCTCTGGAAAGATGGTATCAAATTCAAGAATCGCGGTGGTATCAGCCCCGCGGAAGGCATAAATCGACTGATCCTCATCACCTACGACGGTTAAATAGGTCGCTTTTCCCACTAGTTTTTGCAATAACGCCGATTGCGTGCGGTTTGTATCTTGATATTCATCCACTAAAATGGCGTGCCATCGTTGTTCTTGTTCTGCTTTAATCAAAGGATATTGCTCCAAAATTTGCAGAGGTAAAAGAATCAGATCGCCAAAATCAACGGCTTGATTAGCTCTCAATGTCTGTTGATAGTCATCAAACATCGCTCTGAATTCTTCGATATTATGAGTATAATTATCCAATTCTTCTAGTGAAAGCGCATAATCTTTTGCTTTATTGATAAGATGTCGCCACTCTAAAAGCTGTTTTTTCGGTTCGCTTGGGTAAAGTCGTTTGAGGAGAGCAAGCTGATCTTGATCATCATAAATCGTAAAGTAGCGATACAATCCCATCACTTTTCCATATTCACGCAGAAATTTCGCGCCAAAGCTGTGGAACGTCGTGAAGGTAGTGCGTTCAAGTTCCGACGCTATGCTTATTGCACGGATTTGCATCTCCTTGGCTGCCTTGTTGGTAAAGGTAAGCGCTAAAATATCCCTTGAGGGTATTCCCTTTTTTTGCGTAAGGTAGGCGATGCGCTGGGTAATGACCGCCGTTTTTCCGGTGCCTGCTCCTGCAATAATTAAGAGACGATGTGCCGATTCTTCCACCGCGAGGATTTGCGTTTTATTGAGATGCATAGGTATTTGTACGTTTGAATGACGGATAAATATGACTAATCACCAAGAGAGGGGTCTCATTATTGTATAAATATTCATAAGTGGCGCTGGCGACAACGATTGATTTTACATAGTTGCGTGTTTCGGCGTAGGGAATCGCCTCAATAAAGAGCTCTTCGGGAAGATCTTTCCACTCCTCCCGCCAACGTCTCACCCGATTGGGGCCACCATTATAGCCAGCAAGTTGTGCATAAAGTCCTGGTAAACGCCCTTGAATCCAGTAAATATAGTTACTACTAATGAGCAAATTCTGTGTTACGTCAGAGAGATCAATGTCATTTTCAGGGATTCTTAATTGACGCGCCATATCCTTTGCGGTTGCCGGCATCACTTGCGCAAGCCCTTGCGCCGAAGCGCGGGATTGAATTTCTGGAGAAAAGCCTGACTCAGTGCGGATGAGCCCTAAATAAATGCTTGTTTTGAGATCGATGCTTTGGGCAGCTTGATGGATTTCTTCATAAAAAGCACGCGGGTAGAGTACGCGTAAATCCCCTTGATCGGGTTGAAATAGCGGTTTACTTCGCGCACGATTCATCATACGAATAGCTTGCAAATGCTCCCCTTGCTCATCGAGTGCGCGGGCAAGTAACCGCAAGGTATCAGTTTGAACTAATGTGCGTGTAGCTATAGATTTATCAATTGCTATCTGATTGAGCCCATAGTAGATAAATCCCAGTAAATGGAGGTCAGCTGATGGTTGTTTACTTACCGCGGCAGCACTAGCAAAGCTCGAGAAGGCTTCCGAGGTTTTGTCGATCTCTAAAATAGCGCTAAGATCGTTCTCTTCTTGAAGAAGAGGGGAGGAAAGGCGATGTACATTGTGCAGGGCAACGGGCACTTCATTGAGGGCGGTGGCTGCCATAAAAGCAGCATAACTGAAGGGATCGAGGGTTGCCTCTTGGAGATAAGCCAGCATTCTGGCGCGGTTAAGCGGGATAAAGCCGTGATGCATGGCGCGCGCTAACACCCAGCCATACTGTGCGCGCATTTGGTTGGATGCTTGGCGATCGATGATGAGATTGTGAACTTTTTCTAATTCTGCGAATTTTCGATTGGCAACAAAGTCGCGTAAAATGATTTGAAAAAGATCGTCAAACCAGCTAGCCTCTTGATGGATAAGAATCTTTTGTGAAGCAATTGCGTCCATAAAATCTTTAGGATTATTTCTATATAGAGAATTGAGATAGTACCAAACCACGTCATTATAATCTTGATTATTTGTGGCAAGGCTAATAATAGGAGCGAAGAGCTCTACACTGGTTTTGTAGCGTCCAAGTCGCCAATGTAGCACGGCATTCGCGCGTTGAATTTCAAAGTAAGCGGGGTGAGACGGATCAATATGCTTTAGGGCTGATTGGAGTTGCTCAATAGCCACCTCACGTTGATTGACATAGCCTGCCAGTTGAATATACGGGCGCACCATTGTTGGATATGAGAGAAAGGGATGGGTTGCTTTGGTTGTGATAAGGGCATCAAGGGCAAGAAAATTCTCTCGTGTGCGACGATCTTGCATCGTCTTCATTGCTTGTACAATCGGCAATAAAGGAAAAGATTCCGATGTAGTATTGTCAACCAGTTCTGTAACAATCTCGCTAAACTGCGGATGCAAGGGCCACTTGAGCAGTAATTCTTCTACTCCATTTTGCCAAAATGCACGTTTAAGATGCATATTATTTAAGATTTTTAATGTATTTGCATCTTCTTTAATGGTTAATGCTTCAAGACGCAGGGGATCGGTTGCTTGCAAATGCTGTAAGGATTCTTCGTATTCTTGTTGGTGATAAGCCAGTTGCGCCCTTGTATAAAGAATTGCGGTTGCTTTTTGATCGTTTTTACTGAGTTTTTGGAGTTGCTTAGCGATAAGTCCACGTTGTTGCGCATCCTTTGCTAAGTTCATGGTCTGTAGGGCGTGGTACTCAAACCAAGGATTATCGGAGCGAATACCAGCAAGAAGCAGATGGAAGGCTTTTTTCTCTTCATTCATGGCTAATAGATGATAGGAATAGTAGTAATCGCTACCTAAGCCTGCTTGTTGAAGCTCTTTGGTAGAGAGGGAGGCATCGGGGTGAGGTGTACGCATGAGAGTGAGTGTTTTTAGGCGAGCGTGATCGTCGCGTGGGGCGGTAAAAGAGTTTTCGAGGTGAGAGGCACTGCAGTTGAGCAAAGAAAAAAAGGAGAGGATAAATAAGGGAAGATATACATACTGTTTCATGATTACATTTATCGACAGAAAAGAGGAATAGGTAAAGTGTATCTTGTGGGAAGGTAAAGAAAAAACCAAGAAGGAAAAAAGGAGGTTAAAACCTTCTTGGCTATTAACCTAACCAGTGTCAGGTAATTTAATTTACCACATAAACAAAAAAATGTCAAGTATTTTTTCTCATTTTTAGGAACGAGGTGCTTGTGCGGGGTCGATAGGGTTGGCATCTTTGAAGACGGAGAAGGTAATTTTTCCGGTATTTTCGGTGATCATACCGAGGGGAGTGCCGACGCTAATTTCTTGTCCTTTAATGACAAAGACGGCATCGAGTCCGCCGTAAATGTAGACATACCCTCCGCTCTTTTCTACCAAAACGATTGTGCCTAATTCGCGATGGGGTCCTAGATAAATCACGGTGCCTGATGCAACAGAAAGCACCGAGCTGGCGCGTTGTGAGGCGATGGTTACGCCCTCTTGTCGTCCGGTGTAGCGACTAATCGTGCCCTTGATGGGCCACTGTAGCGAAGTTGTTTGCGTGTTGGGTTGAGCAACCACTTGTTCGGGTGGGCGCGGTGTGGTATTTTGCGGGGCTTCGGGCGATGAGGTGGGCGGTGGCGTTTGTGGGGTGCTAGCTGTATTGCTCGGTGGACGAATACGGAGCTCTTCCCCAATCTTTAA is a window of Entomospira culicis DNA encoding:
- a CDS encoding flagellar assembly lytic transglycosylase, with the protein product MKQYVYLPLFILSFFSLLNCSASHLENSFTAPRDDHARLKTLTLMRTPHPDASLSTKELQQAGLGSDYYYSYHLLAMNEEKKAFHLLLAGIRSDNPWFEYHALQTMNLAKDAQQRGLIAKQLQKLSKNDQKATAILYTRAQLAYHQQEYEESLQHLQATDPLRLEALTIKEDANTLKILNNMHLKRAFWQNGVEELLLKWPLHPQFSEIVTELVDNTTSESFPLLPIVQAMKTMQDRRTRENFLALDALITTKATHPFLSYPTMVRPYIQLAGYVNQREVAIEQLQSALKHIDPSHPAYFEIQRANAVLHWRLGRYKTSVELFAPIISLATNNQDYNDVVWYYLNSLYRNNPKDFMDAIASQKILIHQEASWFDDLFQIILRDFVANRKFAELEKVHNLIIDRQASNQMRAQYGWVLARAMHHGFIPLNRARMLAYLQEATLDPFSYAAFMAATALNEVPVALHNVHRLSSPLLQEENDLSAILEIDKTSEAFSSFASAAAVSKQPSADLHLLGFIYYGLNQIAIDKSIATRTLVQTDTLRLLARALDEQGEHLQAIRMMNRARSKPLFQPDQGDLRVLYPRAFYEEIHQAAQSIDLKTSIYLGLIRTESGFSPEIQSRASAQGLAQVMPATAKDMARQLRIPENDIDLSDVTQNLLISSNYIYWIQGRLPGLYAQLAGYNGGPNRVRRWREEWKDLPEELFIEAIPYAETRNYVKSIVVASATYEYLYNNETPLLVISHIYPSFKRTNTYASQ
- a CDS encoding AMP-dependent synthetase/ligase — translated: MKTNLAYVADPNHKRKYEGDWPTLPKMLHNSAQSFADNLCFTVLDPENPFSMTYKEVLTSVQRLSSMLTHDLNVQAGDNIALCGANSPEWGIAFFAILWSGATVIPLDATASIEKNNSLAKRADVRFVIGDEEFFKEGFGSAYSAHNLCLNKTHPRYILEISARKELAEVPTYNNEQLAAILFTSGTTGMEKGVMLTHRNLVSDAYCLESMVSFTPKDMFYAILPIHHTYCMQSSFITPLTNGASIAFAKGIVISQMMKELALNKITVIAGIPLLFNKLLQGILDGVRKKGAISYGLVRSLMAINALSLNVFNKNVGKKLLGFVLKKANLQGVNLMISGGGPIPPTTIKLFNHLGITCVQGYGLTETSPIVTLNPVNRNKHKSIGLPIDLTDIIIHNVDNDGNGEIAVKGPMVFEGYYHNPEATADAFTSEGYFKTGDLGYIDPDGYVYITGRSKNIIVTEGGKNVSPEEVEDIFQLTPEFEQVLIRGYLANAETQSEGIEALVYPNKDLFKGKSEAEITESILELIRAGNKRLSSYQRIGQVRLLDQPMELTGTKKIRRHTVDKDAGKIIM
- a CDS encoding tetratricopeptide repeat protein; translated protein: MLRSLIYFLIIALIAPLAFAQDSAAKELAKRQEVLARIELESQRFESATSDIERAAILYERASLYNFLGNISSAITDLSRAIAFNPTFVEAYYARGSIYNNAGFASRAAEDLTQVLRINPNHQLALRTRSAVYMALEQYELSLNDMNTLISMNSSVGDLFYQRGLVFMKLERFPEAITDMTKVIELSPGNGQAVLARGALYLKTSQFAAAKRDFQKLLVAMPDHEELQKLLQMAEAGIAYTGSLN
- a CDS encoding M23 family metallopeptidase; translated protein: MGFSLWSSEHVVEAGQTLYSIARLYNTSVATLQELNQLSDPTQIRVGMILKIPSQEESSVVATSQGYHTVQAGDTYYNISQRYNLSVEELLKINQRTADTVLKIGEELRIRPPSNTASTPQTPPPTSSPEAPQNTTPRPPEQVVAQPNTQTTSLQWPIKGTISRYTGRQEGVTIASQRASSVLSVASGTVIYLGPHRELGTIVLVEKSGGYVYIYGGLDAVFVIKGQEISVGTPLGMITENTGKITFSVFKDANPIDPAQAPRS
- a CDS encoding ATP-dependent helicase encodes the protein MHLNKTQILAVEESAHRLLIIAGAGTGKTAVITQRIAYLTQKKGIPSRDILALTFTNKAAKEMQIRAISIASELERTTFTTFHSFGAKFLREYGKVMGLYRYFTIYDDQDQLALLKRLYPSEPKKQLLEWRHLINKAKDYALSLEELDNYTHNIEEFRAMFDDYQQTLRANQAVDFGDLILLPLQILEQYPLIKAEQEQRWHAILVDEYQDTNRTQSALLQKLVGKATYLTVVGDEDQSIYAFRGADTTAILEFDTIFPETKMIKLEQNYRSHQHILHIANYLIDKNINRLGKRLFTENSSQKPVEFHTFTDEIEETKWIINQIKANALYKNRTTAILYRTNAQSRIFEKYLTQEQIPYKLVGAMRFFEREEIKTAIAGLTLLINPYDTVAFRRILTTPSRGVGAKSIEKIEDLQKELKESSLIDSAIQAKLPSKARVSIEKIALTYQALQNQLEENSPLKTLLATLLHELELFQHYQEKDQEEGSDRLENLQELLSALSFYPTGKDGLIAFLESLQLNQQPEEDQEQTTLNLITIHNTKGLEYDCVFLTGMEQHLFPKINTHSRNIVEELEEERRLCYVAITRAREELYVTHAQQRTLYGERRYQQPSQFLQEAYLSEDVTLHHHDVEAQNNGDHIYYIGRWVRDEEYGVGKILKTHHTRAGHLTLTIQFKERIATFFPQFRQLEPIVFDGLEEF
- a CDS encoding glycogen/starch/alpha-glucan phosphorylase — its product is MSTINKEEWLRDIEKRVSVDFFKTLSEASLEELHYVFSREALGLLKNNWTQTSNHWNKEKAKMAYYFSAEFLMGRWLSNALINMNLYEEAGDAAKKLGIDMNALEEAETDAGLGNGGLGRLAACFLDSLATGNYPSMGYGIRYKYGMFEQKIINGYQVEKPDNWLVHGDVASIKRPDEAVEVKFWGRVAIEKDHNNKNYYHLYDYESIIAVPYDLPVPGYGTSTVLTLRLWQASSPDGFDLDLFQAGEYSRAVSKETQAENISRVLYPNDNTVGGKQLRLRQQYFFVAAGLADLIRRFKKQWGTDFSKLPDAVAIQLNDTHPVVAIPELMRILVDEEHLDWDTAWGICIRVFAYTNHTLLAEALEKWPINIFAPLLPRIYQVIEEINRRFLHFLHQKFPGDWQKHKEMEIINDGVIKMAWLAIVGSHSINGVAQLHTDLLKTQELKMWYELFPEKFNNKTNGVTQRRWLLKANPALANFITTRIGDGWITNLDELSKLEQFASDPKAQEEFMAIKLKDKQLLAKYIQQHNNIKVNTSSIFDVQIKRLHEYKRQLLNALHIIYLYQRIKSDPNYHVTPRTFIFGAKAASGYHMAKLIIRLINAVADVVNHDPVVSDKIKVVFLENYRVSLAEKIIPASDVSEQISTAGYEASGTGNMKFMMNGAITLGTLDGANVEIAELVGRENSVIFGLTADEVNAQKMSYNPHQVLAQDPEIAAVVEALHDPIFASENVHMFEPIYQSLLYGVDGNPPDKYMVLKDFRSYINAQKQVEALYADEKNWAKMMLINIARSGKFSSDRTIKQYAEEIWDIKPYPPKK